Proteins from a genomic interval of Schaalia odontolytica:
- the brnQ gene encoding branched-chain amino acid transport system II carrier protein, translating into MPQTVNDASGQRSSSAVLIATSLTLFSMFFGAGNLIFPPIMGASAGTNVAPAMIGFLIGGVALPVISIITIALSGTDMRDLVNRAGKSFGLVFSVMVYLSIGAFYALPRTGAVSFSTAVAPIIGTKSLTASILFSLVFFGVAFYLCWNPGTIIDSLGKVLTPILLGLLVLLVFLCLASLPASHDAPTGEYSATPLAADLLEGYMTMDSIAALAFGIIVVTSLGNTGGGIGAKVVRRTSTAAIIAGSLLAVVYVGLGLIGHVIPNAQSYGDGATLLADAAQMTMGWPGQIVFGLIVLTACMTTAVGLIAATSEFFHRLLPAISYRTWMIVFTIISFALASAGLDSVLAIAVPIITFLYPIAITVVFITIATHPLRLTTPALWTFRLGSWMAAAWSAATTLAHVGVATEGISSVLMWSPLQANQLGWILPTLIAALIGACIDVAAMRRTAA; encoded by the coding sequence GTGCCTCAGACAGTCAACGACGCCTCCGGGCAACGATCAAGCAGCGCCGTCCTCATTGCGACCTCACTGACCCTGTTCTCGATGTTCTTCGGCGCGGGTAACCTGATCTTCCCGCCGATCATGGGCGCGTCGGCAGGCACGAACGTCGCGCCCGCCATGATCGGCTTCCTCATCGGTGGCGTCGCCCTGCCCGTCATCTCGATCATCACGATCGCCCTGTCGGGCACCGACATGCGCGACCTCGTCAACCGTGCGGGAAAGTCCTTCGGTCTCGTCTTCTCCGTCATGGTCTACCTCTCGATCGGCGCCTTCTATGCGCTGCCGCGTACCGGCGCCGTGTCCTTTTCAACGGCGGTCGCACCCATCATCGGCACGAAGTCACTGACCGCGTCGATCCTCTTCAGCCTTGTCTTCTTTGGCGTCGCCTTCTACCTATGCTGGAATCCTGGCACAATCATCGACAGCCTCGGCAAGGTCCTTACCCCCATCCTGCTGGGCCTCCTCGTCCTCCTGGTCTTCTTGTGCCTCGCGTCCCTACCTGCCTCCCACGACGCCCCCACCGGAGAGTATTCGGCTACTCCCCTGGCCGCCGACCTGTTGGAGGGATACATGACGATGGACTCGATCGCCGCCCTGGCCTTCGGCATCATCGTCGTTACGTCGCTCGGGAACACGGGCGGCGGCATCGGCGCGAAGGTCGTGCGACGCACCTCCACGGCGGCCATCATCGCTGGGTCGCTGCTCGCCGTCGTGTACGTGGGCCTGGGTCTCATCGGCCACGTCATCCCCAATGCCCAGAGCTACGGCGACGGCGCCACCCTCCTCGCCGACGCCGCCCAGATGACGATGGGTTGGCCCGGACAGATCGTTTTCGGGCTCATCGTGCTGACGGCATGCATGACGACGGCGGTCGGCTTGATCGCGGCGACGTCGGAGTTCTTCCACCGCCTGCTCCCGGCCATCTCCTACCGCACGTGGATGATCGTCTTCACGATCATCTCCTTCGCGCTGGCCTCCGCCGGACTTGACTCGGTGCTCGCCATCGCGGTACCGATCATCACGTTCCTGTACCCCATCGCAATCACCGTCGTGTTCATAACGATCGCGACCCATCCGCTGCGCCTGACCACCCCGGCACTGTGGACCTTCCGTCTGGGGTCGTGGATGGCGGCGGCGTGGTCGGCGGCGACGACGCTCGCGCACGTCGGTGTCGCCACGGAGGGAATTAGCTCCGTTCTCATGTGGAGCCCACTTCAAGCGAACCAGCTCGGCTGGATCCTCCCCACGCTCATCGCTGCGCTGATCGGTGCGTGCATCGACGTGGCTGCGATGAGGCGTACGGCTGCCTGA